From Pseudomonas vanderleydeniana, the proteins below share one genomic window:
- the yccS gene encoding YccS family putative transporter has protein sequence MASTSFNQSLRRLWALDKFSYSVRVFIALTGIMTLCWAQNEMKLLIPLFLGVIACALAETDDSWQGRLNALAVTLVCFSVAAFSVELLFPYPWIFVIAMALAAFGLTMLGALGERYGAIASATLILSVYTMIGVDQRGGEVTNLWHEPLLLVAGAAWYGVLSVLWQAMFSNQPVQQSLAKLFRELGYYLKLKSSLFEPIRQMDVEARRLELARQNGRVVAALNTAKEIILHRVGNGRPGSKVSRYLKLYFLAQDIHERASSSHYPYNALAEAFFHSDVLFRCQRLLRQQGKACRELAASIQLRQPFVYDASFAEALGDLHASMEHLRIQSNPAWRGLLRSLRALAANLSTLDRLLSAASNPDSLADATDSSLLDRSPRNFKDVLTRLRTQLTPTSLLFRHALRLPLALSVGYGMVHLVHPSQGYWIILTTLFVCQPNYGATRRKLGQRIIGTAFGLTAAWALFDLFPSPLIQAFFTIAAGLVFFINRTTRYTLATAAMTLMVLFCFNQVGDGYGLFLPRLLDTLLGSLIAGLAVFLFLPDWQGRRLNKVLANTLSCNSLYLRQVMQQYGQGKSDDLAYRLARRNAHNADAALSTTLANMLMEPGHFRKEADVGFRFLVLSHTLLSYLSGLGAHRENQLPAEVRDHLINGVGATLAASIDQIATGLANKTAIEVQSDAEEALANELEQMPEEIDEIQRLVQTQLALICRQLGPLRTLAAHLIKGPEEQPTV, from the coding sequence ATGGCATCGACCTCGTTCAACCAGTCCCTGCGCCGCCTCTGGGCCCTGGACAAATTCAGCTATAGCGTCCGGGTGTTCATCGCCCTGACCGGCATCATGACCCTGTGCTGGGCACAGAACGAAATGAAGTTGCTGATCCCGTTGTTCCTCGGGGTCATCGCCTGCGCCCTGGCCGAAACCGACGACAGCTGGCAGGGCCGTCTCAACGCGCTGGCCGTGACCCTGGTGTGTTTCAGCGTCGCCGCCTTTTCGGTCGAGCTGCTGTTCCCCTATCCCTGGATATTCGTGATAGCCATGGCCCTGGCCGCCTTCGGCCTGACCATGCTCGGCGCATTGGGCGAGCGCTACGGCGCGATCGCCTCGGCGACCCTGATCCTCTCGGTCTACACCATGATCGGCGTGGACCAGCGCGGTGGCGAGGTCACCAACCTCTGGCACGAGCCCCTGCTGCTGGTCGCCGGCGCCGCCTGGTACGGCGTGCTCTCGGTCCTGTGGCAGGCGATGTTCTCCAACCAGCCGGTGCAACAAAGCCTGGCCAAGCTGTTTCGCGAGCTGGGCTACTACCTCAAGCTCAAGTCGTCGCTGTTCGAACCGATCCGCCAGATGGACGTGGAAGCCCGGCGCCTGGAGCTGGCCCGGCAGAACGGCCGGGTGGTCGCGGCGCTGAACACCGCCAAGGAAATCATCCTGCACCGGGTCGGCAACGGCCGACCGGGCTCGAAGGTCAGCCGCTACCTGAAGCTGTATTTCCTGGCCCAGGACATCCACGAACGCGCCAGCTCCTCGCACTACCCATACAACGCCCTGGCCGAAGCCTTCTTCCACAGCGACGTGCTGTTCCGTTGCCAGCGCCTGCTGCGCCAGCAAGGCAAGGCCTGCCGGGAGCTGGCGGCCTCGATCCAGTTGCGTCAGCCGTTCGTCTACGACGCCAGCTTCGCCGAAGCCCTGGGCGACCTGCACGCCTCGATGGAGCACCTGCGCATCCAGAGCAACCCGGCCTGGCGTGGCCTGCTGCGCTCGTTGCGGGCCCTGGCGGCGAACCTCAGCACCCTGGACCGCCTGCTCAGCGCCGCGAGCAACCCCGACAGTCTGGCCGACGCTACCGACAGCAGCCTGCTGGATCGGTCGCCACGCAATTTCAAGGACGTGCTGACGCGCCTGCGCACCCAGCTGACGCCGACCTCGCTGCTGTTCCGCCATGCCCTGCGCCTGCCGCTGGCGTTGAGCGTCGGCTACGGCATGGTGCACCTGGTGCACCCGTCCCAGGGCTATTGGATCATCCTCACCACCCTGTTCGTCTGCCAGCCGAACTACGGCGCCACGCGACGCAAGCTCGGCCAGCGGATCATCGGCACCGCCTTCGGCCTGACCGCCGCCTGGGCGTTGTTCGACCTGTTCCCCAGCCCGCTGATCCAGGCGTTCTTCACCATCGCCGCCGGCCTGGTGTTCTTCATCAACCGCACCACCCGCTACACCCTGGCAACGGCGGCCATGACCCTGATGGTGCTGTTCTGCTTCAACCAGGTGGGCGACGGCTACGGGCTGTTCCTGCCGCGCCTGCTCGATACCCTGCTGGGCAGCCTGATCGCCGGCCTGGCGGTATTCCTGTTCCTGCCGGACTGGCAGGGGCGGCGCCTGAACAAGGTGCTGGCCAATACCTTGAGCTGCAACAGCCTGTACCTGCGCCAGGTGATGCAGCAGTACGGCCAGGGCAAGAGCGACGACCTGGCCTACCGCCTGGCCCGCCGCAACGCCCACAACGCCGATGCGGCGCTGTCGACCACGTTGGCGAACATGCTGATGGAGCCGGGGCATTTCCGTAAGGAAGCCGACGTCGGCTTCCGCTTCCTGGTGCTGTCGCACACCCTGCTCAGCTACCTCTCCGGGCTCGGTGCGCATCGCGAGAACCAGTTGCCGGCGGAAGTCCGCGATCACCTGATCAATGGCGTCGGCGCGACGCTGGCCGCCAGCATCGACCAGATCGCCACGGGGCTGGCGAACAAGACCGCCATCGAGGTCCAGAGCGACGCCGAAGAAGCCTTGGCCAACGAGCTGGAGCAGATGCCGGAGGAAATCGATGAGATCCAGCGCCTGGTACAGACCCAGCTGGCGCTGATCTGCCGTCAACTGGGGCCACTGCGCACACTGGCCGCGCACCTGATCAAGGGCCCGGAAGAACAGCCCACGGTATAA
- a CDS encoding substrate-binding periplasmic protein produces MSRLHRAFALLGLLLLAQGVAAEKLRLVADTWPPFTDAGLVNGGLATDIVSTALARAGYASEFEQVPWARALKGVGEGRYDVLVNAWYSKDRTLLGQFSSEYLMNRVMFLRHKGSPITYDNLQQLHDYPIAVVRDYAYSSEFESDPRLQKVPVHNFALAVRMLAAERVKLTLEDEFVARYYLSREPPEVRDAVEFLPKPLSENGLHILVSLQNPQHAQIVAGFDREIAAMKADGSYQRLLKLHGM; encoded by the coding sequence ATGTCGCGACTGCATCGAGCTTTTGCCTTGCTTGGATTGTTGTTGCTCGCACAGGGCGTGGCCGCGGAAAAACTCCGGCTGGTGGCCGATACCTGGCCACCGTTCACCGATGCGGGCCTGGTCAATGGCGGCCTGGCGACCGACATCGTCAGCACGGCCCTGGCTCGTGCCGGCTATGCCAGCGAGTTCGAACAGGTGCCCTGGGCGCGGGCACTCAAGGGCGTGGGTGAGGGGCGCTACGATGTCCTGGTCAATGCCTGGTACAGCAAGGACAGGACCCTGCTGGGGCAGTTTTCCAGCGAATACCTGATGAACCGGGTGATGTTCCTCCGGCACAAGGGTTCGCCGATCACCTACGACAACCTGCAGCAACTGCACGACTACCCGATTGCGGTGGTGCGCGACTATGCCTATTCCAGCGAGTTCGAGTCGGACCCGCGCCTGCAGAAGGTGCCGGTGCACAACTTTGCCCTGGCCGTGCGCATGCTGGCGGCGGAGCGGGTGAAGCTGACGCTGGAGGATGAATTCGTGGCGCGCTACTACCTCAGCCGGGAGCCGCCTGAAGTGCGCGATGCGGTGGAGTTCCTGCCCAAGCCGCTATCCGAGAATGGGCTGCATATCCTGGTCAGTCTGCAGAATCCGCAACATGCGCAGATCGTGGCGGGGTTCGATCGGGAGATTGCGGCGATGAAGGCGGATGGGAGTTATCAGCGGTTGCTCAAGTTGCATGGAATGTGA
- the mdtD gene encoding multidrug transporter subunit MdtD codes for MPDRAPLDATTARWLPWVVAIAFFMQSLDGTILNTALPAMARDLAENPLRMQGVVIAYMLTVALLIPASGWIADRFGTRRVFFSAILLFSIGSLLCALSSSLNMLVGARVIQGLGGSLMLPVGRLVVLRAYPRSELVRIMGFITIPGLLGPLIGPTMGGWMVQFLTWHWIFLINLPVGLVGCYAVWKFIPDLRGSERTRFDSLGFVLFGAAMLLITIAMEGLGELQLPHLRVMLLLFAGLACLAAYWLRAGHIDNPLFSPSLFKTRTFAVGILGNLFARLGSGALPFLVPLLLQVALGYSPSEAGMSMLPLAGAAMFAKSIARPLIERLGYRIVLTGNTLALGVMLAALGLVTEHTPYPLLLVMLAIAGAINSLQFTAMNTVTLIDLDDKAASSGNSLLSVVAQLSLSLGVACAGALLGGFTAAIGNDGVETVLGAFQLTFLTVGIMAMLAAAIFLQLSPQDGRRARAVQEQHIEH; via the coding sequence ATGCCCGACCGTGCCCCGCTGGATGCAACGACCGCTCGCTGGCTACCCTGGGTGGTAGCCATTGCCTTCTTCATGCAATCGCTCGACGGAACGATCCTCAACACCGCCCTGCCGGCCATGGCCCGCGACCTGGCGGAAAACCCCCTGCGCATGCAGGGCGTGGTGATCGCCTACATGCTCACCGTGGCCCTGCTGATCCCGGCCTCGGGCTGGATTGCCGACCGCTTCGGTACCCGGCGGGTGTTCTTCAGCGCCATCCTGCTGTTCAGCATCGGCTCACTGCTGTGTGCCCTGTCGAGCTCGCTGAACATGCTGGTCGGTGCCCGGGTGATCCAGGGCCTGGGCGGCTCGCTGATGCTGCCGGTCGGGCGACTGGTGGTGCTGCGCGCCTACCCGCGCTCGGAGCTGGTACGGATCATGGGTTTCATCACCATCCCCGGCCTGCTGGGCCCGCTGATCGGGCCGACCATGGGCGGCTGGATGGTGCAGTTCCTGACCTGGCACTGGATCTTCCTGATCAACCTGCCGGTGGGGCTGGTCGGCTGCTATGCGGTGTGGAAGTTCATCCCCGACCTGCGCGGCAGCGAACGCACCCGTTTCGACAGCCTGGGCTTCGTGCTGTTCGGTGCGGCGATGCTGCTGATCACCATCGCCATGGAGGGCCTGGGCGAGTTGCAACTGCCGCACCTGCGGGTGATGTTGCTGCTGTTCGCCGGCCTGGCCTGCCTGGCGGCCTACTGGCTGCGCGCCGGGCACATCGACAACCCGCTGTTCTCCCCCTCGCTGTTCAAGACCCGGACCTTCGCCGTGGGCATCCTCGGCAACCTGTTCGCCCGCCTGGGCAGCGGCGCCCTGCCGTTCCTGGTGCCGTTGCTGCTGCAGGTGGCGCTGGGCTATTCGCCGTCCGAGGCCGGCATGAGCATGTTGCCGCTGGCGGGCGCGGCGATGTTCGCCAAGTCGATCGCCCGGCCGCTGATCGAACGCCTGGGCTACCGCATCGTGCTCACCGGCAACACCCTGGCGCTGGGCGTGATGCTCGCGGCCCTGGGCCTGGTCACCGAGCACACGCCCTACCCGTTGCTGCTGGTGATGCTGGCGATCGCCGGGGCGATCAACTCGCTGCAGTTCACCGCGATGAACACCGTGACCCTGATCGATCTCGACGACAAGGCGGCCAGCAGCGGCAACAGCCTGCTGTCGGTAGTGGCACAACTGTCGCTGAGCCTTGGCGTGGCCTGTGCCGGGGCACTGCTCGGCGGCTTCACGGCGGCGATCGGCAACGATGGGGTGGAAACGGTGCTGGGGGCGTTCCAACTGACCTTCCTCACGGTGGGTATCATGGCGATGCTCGCTGCGGCGATCTTCCTGCAACTGTCACCGCAGGACGGGCGCCGGGCGCGGGCGGTGCAGGAGCAGCACATCGAGCACTGA
- a CDS encoding IS110 family transposase → MRNVKVSSVSRQVVGGVDTHKDLHVAAVVDEQDRILASESFATTRQGYKQMLTWMCSFGEVVRVGIECTGTYGAGLLRYLEQAGIAVLEVTAPDKSDRRKRGKDDTLDAGNAAHAAFAGIRTVTPKKRDGMVESLRVLKVCRKTAIQARRITLQLIQNTIVSAPDELRESLRTLTRMQLIRTLAAWRPDLSSYRQVASAYRIALKSLGRRYLELHDEIADLDVMIAALVDDLAPELVSRNAIGYESAAQLLLTAGDNSDRFRSESSFAALCGVSPVQASSGKVTRHRLNRGGDRAANSALHIIAIGRLRTDARTQAYVSRRLAEGHSKLEAIRCLKRYIAREVYSIIQRRNSIINQSAVST, encoded by the coding sequence ATGCGCAACGTTAAAGTCAGCAGTGTTTCGAGACAGGTCGTAGGCGGTGTAGATACCCATAAAGATCTGCACGTCGCTGCAGTCGTAGATGAACAGGATCGTATCCTGGCCAGCGAGAGCTTTGCGACTACTCGTCAGGGCTACAAACAAATGCTGACGTGGATGTGCTCGTTTGGTGAGGTGGTGCGAGTGGGCATCGAGTGCACCGGCACGTACGGCGCAGGCCTATTACGTTACTTGGAACAAGCTGGAATCGCCGTCCTTGAAGTTACTGCACCTGATAAAAGTGACAGGCGCAAGCGGGGCAAAGATGACACCCTTGATGCTGGAAATGCCGCACATGCGGCCTTCGCTGGTATTCGTACCGTTACCCCAAAAAAACGAGACGGTATGGTCGAATCGTTACGCGTGCTCAAGGTGTGTCGGAAGACGGCCATACAGGCCAGGCGCATTACCTTGCAACTGATCCAGAACACTATCGTTAGTGCGCCTGATGAGCTACGTGAATCATTACGCACGTTGACCCGCATGCAACTGATTAGAACGCTGGCAGCATGGCGTCCAGATCTATCAAGCTATCGTCAAGTCGCGTCCGCCTACCGGATTGCCCTGAAGTCGCTGGGGCGGCGTTATCTCGAGCTGCATGACGAAATAGCGGACTTGGATGTGATGATTGCAGCCTTGGTTGACGATCTTGCACCAGAGTTGGTTTCCCGAAATGCCATTGGTTACGAGTCCGCTGCCCAGTTGCTACTGACGGCAGGCGACAACAGCGATCGTTTCCGCTCAGAGTCCAGCTTCGCGGCCTTATGTGGGGTTAGCCCAGTCCAGGCCTCTTCAGGGAAGGTCACCCGGCATCGCCTGAATCGAGGTGGTGATCGTGCCGCGAACAGTGCGCTGCATATCATCGCTATCGGACGGCTTCGGACAGACGCCCGAACGCAGGCTTATGTCAGTCGACGTCTCGCAGAGGGACATTCGAAGCTGGAAGCTATCCGCTGCCTAAAGCGCTACATCGCACGGGAGGTCTACAGCATTATCCAGAGGCGAAATAGCATCATCAACCAAAGCGCAGTATCCACTTGA
- a CDS encoding TldD/PmbA family protein, producing MDHTHFQALVDWLQANLQATERFTLGYAAESSEFIRFNHGRVRQAGQVQQASLSLKLIDAGRHADLQITLCGEPQQDRQRLADGLQQLRDTLPLLPADPYLLLNHTAWQSRSVQEQPLPDSARILEEISHAATGLDLVGFYAAGPISRGFASSDGAFGWHQANSFNFDWSLFHENGQAVKASYAGDHWDSDSFARRFQQAREQLAFLSRPLRTLAPGQYRAYLAPAALEEIMGMLCWGGFSAQAIASKYSPLQKLYAGEASFHPLVWLDEQVSGSLSPAFSSEGYPRSDLSLVAKGSASARMVSSRSAVEYGLSANGADGGEYPSALQMHAGQLAQADILKELGTGLYISNLWYLNYSDQSAARMTGMTRFATFWVENGEIQAPVSTMRFDDSVYSLLGSELLALTAERELLLSASTYDQRQTASNLLPGALIGKLTLTL from the coding sequence ATGGACCACACTCATTTCCAGGCCCTGGTGGACTGGCTGCAGGCGAACCTGCAGGCCACCGAACGCTTCACCCTGGGCTACGCCGCCGAATCGTCCGAGTTCATCCGCTTCAACCATGGCCGTGTGCGCCAGGCCGGGCAGGTACAGCAGGCCAGCCTGAGCCTCAAGCTGATCGATGCCGGGCGCCATGCGGACCTGCAGATCACCCTCTGCGGCGAGCCCCAGCAGGACCGCCAACGCCTCGCCGACGGCCTGCAGCAATTGCGCGACACCCTGCCGCTGCTGCCCGCCGATCCCTACCTGTTGCTCAATCACACCGCCTGGCAAAGCCGTAGCGTGCAGGAGCAGCCATTGCCCGACAGCGCCCGGATACTGGAGGAGATCAGCCACGCCGCCACCGGTCTGGACCTGGTCGGCTTCTACGCCGCCGGCCCGATCAGCCGCGGCTTCGCCAGTTCGGACGGCGCCTTCGGCTGGCACCAGGCCAACAGTTTCAACTTCGACTGGAGCCTGTTCCACGAAAACGGCCAGGCGGTGAAGGCCAGCTATGCCGGTGACCACTGGGACAGCGACAGCTTCGCCCGACGCTTCCAGCAGGCTCGCGAGCAGTTGGCCTTCCTCAGCCGACCGCTGCGCACCCTGGCGCCCGGGCAATACCGGGCCTACCTCGCACCGGCAGCGCTCGAGGAAATCATGGGCATGCTCTGCTGGGGCGGTTTCTCGGCCCAGGCCATCGCCAGCAAGTACAGCCCACTGCAGAAGCTGTATGCCGGCGAGGCGTCGTTCCATCCACTGGTTTGGCTGGATGAGCAGGTCAGTGGCTCGCTGAGCCCGGCGTTCTCCAGCGAAGGCTACCCGCGCAGCGACCTGTCGCTGGTGGCCAAGGGCTCGGCCAGCGCGCGCATGGTCAGCTCGCGCAGCGCCGTCGAATATGGCCTGAGCGCCAACGGTGCGGACGGTGGCGAATACCCCAGCGCCCTGCAGATGCACGCCGGTCAACTCGCGCAGGCCGATATCCTCAAGGAACTGGGCACCGGCCTGTACATCAGCAACCTGTGGTACCTGAACTACTCGGACCAGTCGGCGGCCCGCATGACCGGCATGACCCGCTTCGCCACCTTCTGGGTGGAAAACGGCGAGATCCAGGCTCCGGTCAGCACCATGCGCTTCGATGACAGCGTCTACAGCCTGCTGGGCAGCGAGCTGCTGGCACTGACCGCCGAGCGTGAGCTGCTGCTCTCGGCCAGCACCTATGACCAGCGACAGACCGCCTCCAACCTGCTGCCCGGCGCCCTGATCGGCAAACTGACCCTCACGCTCTGA
- a CDS encoding NAD(P)/FAD-dependent oxidoreductase, which produces MRSTEVVIIGAGAAGLMCAFTAAARGRQVLLLDHANKAGKKILMSGGGRCNFTNLYTEPGNFLSQNPHFCKSALARYTQWDFIAMVAKHGVPYHEKKLGQLFCDNKSSDILGMLLDECEQAGVNLHLDTSIQQIEKLENGYLLQTSLDQITCQSLVIATGGLSIPTLGATGFGYQVARQFGHQVLPTRAGLVPFTITDQLKALCTELSGTSVDCLVSCNDQGFRENILFTHRGLSGPAILQVSSFWQPGDTVHINLLPDHDALQWLQQQQAERPNSELKTLLGEIFTKKMANLLAEHWFVSKPMKQYTPAELAEVAGKLGDWQVIPAGTEGYRTAEVTLGGVDTREVSSKTMESLKSPGLYFVGEVLDVSGHLGGFNFQWAWASGYAAAQFA; this is translated from the coding sequence TTGCGCTCTACTGAAGTTGTGATCATCGGCGCCGGTGCCGCCGGCCTGATGTGTGCCTTTACCGCCGCCGCCCGTGGCCGCCAGGTGCTGCTGCTCGACCACGCCAACAAGGCCGGCAAGAAGATCCTGATGTCCGGCGGCGGACGCTGCAACTTCACCAACCTGTACACCGAGCCGGGCAACTTCCTCTCGCAGAACCCGCATTTCTGCAAGTCGGCGCTGGCCCGCTACACCCAGTGGGATTTCATCGCGATGGTGGCCAAGCATGGCGTGCCCTATCACGAGAAGAAGCTCGGCCAGCTGTTCTGCGACAACAAGTCCAGCGACATCCTCGGCATGCTCCTGGACGAATGCGAGCAGGCTGGCGTCAACCTGCACCTGGACACCTCGATCCAGCAGATCGAGAAACTGGAAAACGGCTACCTGCTGCAGACCAGCCTCGACCAGATCACCTGCCAGTCGCTGGTGATCGCCACCGGCGGGTTGTCGATTCCGACCCTCGGCGCCACCGGCTTCGGCTACCAGGTCGCCAGGCAATTCGGCCACCAGGTGTTACCGACCCGTGCAGGGCTGGTGCCCTTTACCATTACCGATCAACTCAAGGCGCTGTGCACGGAACTGTCGGGGACTTCGGTCGACTGCCTGGTGAGCTGCAACGACCAGGGCTTCCGGGAGAACATCCTGTTCACCCACCGCGGCCTCAGCGGCCCGGCGATCCTGCAGGTGTCCTCGTTCTGGCAACCCGGGGACACGGTGCACATCAACCTGCTGCCGGACCACGATGCGCTGCAGTGGCTGCAACAGCAGCAGGCCGAACGGCCCAACAGCGAGCTGAAAACCCTGCTGGGCGAAATCTTCACCAAGAAGATGGCCAATCTGCTGGCCGAACACTGGTTCGTGTCCAAGCCGATGAAGCAGTACACCCCGGCGGAACTGGCCGAGGTCGCGGGCAAGCTTGGCGACTGGCAGGTGATTCCGGCCGGAACCGAGGGTTATCGCACCGCCGAGGTCACGCTGGGTGGGGTCGATACCCGCGAGGTGTCGTCCAAGACCATGGAATCGCTGAAGAGCCCGGGGCTGTACTTCGTCGGTGAAGTGCTGGATGTCAGCGGCCATCTGGGCGGATTCAACTTCCAGTGGGCCTGGGCTTCGGGCTACGCAGCGGCACAGTTTGCCTGA
- a CDS encoding GNAT family N-acetyltransferase translates to MGKEQLYAILKLRTEVFVVEQNCPYQEVDGRDLEGDTCHLMGWRDDQLAAYLRLLDPVSQGGDVVIGRVVIAPQARGLGLGHELMGQALEQAEKHWPGVPIYLSAQAHLQGYYGRYGFVAMGEGYLEDNIPHIGMRRG, encoded by the coding sequence CTGGGCAAGGAACAGTTGTACGCCATCCTGAAGTTGCGTACCGAAGTCTTCGTGGTCGAGCAGAACTGCCCCTACCAGGAAGTCGACGGCCGCGACCTCGAAGGTGACACCTGCCACCTGATGGGCTGGCGCGACGACCAGCTGGCGGCCTATCTGCGCCTGCTCGACCCGGTATCGCAGGGTGGCGACGTGGTGATCGGCCGGGTAGTCATCGCCCCCCAGGCCCGCGGGCTCGGCCTGGGGCACGAATTGATGGGCCAAGCCCTCGAACAGGCGGAAAAACACTGGCCCGGGGTGCCGATCTATCTGTCCGCCCAGGCGCACCTGCAGGGCTACTACGGCCGCTATGGCTTCGTCGCCATGGGCGAGGGGTACCTGGAAGACAACATCCCGCACATCGGCATGCGCAGGGGCTGA
- a CDS encoding alpha/beta fold hydrolase: MNHGSFVINNLFRHFNIHVERLGDDPRRNTVLMVNGALSTTSSFTRTSKCLAEHFNVLLFDLPFAGRSQAHNPDPGLVTKDDEVQILLALIERFEVNHLVSASWGGISSLLALARNPPPIESSVIMALAPDLNPPMLAYVRRVHELIQVDDKSAIGHLLNDTVGHFLPPRLKTTNHHHLANMASTEYRQARFHIDQVLQLGDGNYLKSLSNIRTPVHFINGAKDIYTPAEGARQFQRHIPHCSFSVAEDTGHLLDLESRVAADNVHRALLGFLLKKEQTAHRHNAQVQTDQA, encoded by the coding sequence ATGAATCATGGAAGCTTCGTCATCAACAACCTGTTCAGGCATTTCAATATCCACGTCGAGCGTCTCGGCGACGATCCCCGGCGCAACACCGTCCTGATGGTCAACGGCGCCCTGTCCACCACCTCTTCGTTCACCCGCACCAGCAAGTGCCTGGCCGAACACTTCAACGTACTGCTGTTCGACCTGCCCTTCGCTGGCCGCTCACAGGCCCACAACCCGGACCCCGGCCTGGTGACCAAGGACGACGAGGTGCAGATACTCCTGGCGCTGATCGAGCGCTTCGAGGTCAACCATCTGGTGTCAGCCTCCTGGGGTGGGATCTCCAGCCTGCTGGCCCTGGCCAGGAACCCGCCCCCCATCGAGAGTTCGGTGATCATGGCGCTAGCGCCCGACCTCAACCCACCGATGCTGGCCTACGTGCGGCGGGTACACGAACTGATCCAGGTCGACGACAAATCCGCCATCGGCCACCTCCTCAACGACACCGTCGGCCACTTCCTCCCTCCCCGCCTCAAGACCACCAACCACCATCACCTCGCCAACATGGCCAGCACCGAGTATCGCCAGGCACGCTTCCATATCGACCAGGTCCTGCAACTCGGTGATGGCAACTACCTGAAGTCACTCTCCAACATCCGCACCCCGGTGCACTTCATCAACGGCGCCAAGGACATCTACACCCCCGCCGAAGGCGCCCGGCAGTTCCAGCGACACATTCCCCATTGCAGCTTTTCGGTGGCCGAAGACACCGGTCACCTGCTCGACCTGGAGTCGCGGGTGGCGGCCGACAACGTACACAGGGCCCTGCTCGGCTTCCTGTTGAAGAAGGAGCAAACAGCACACCGACACAACGCTCAAGTACAAACCGATCAGGCATAA
- the dbpA gene encoding ATP-dependent RNA helicase DbpA has product MTTIATAFNSLPLSAAMLANLESLGYAQMTPIQAQSLPVMLKGMDLIAQAKTGSGKTAAFGIGLLNPINPRFFGCQALVICPTRELADQVAKEIRRLARAEDNIKVLTLCGGVPFGPQIASLEHGAHIIVGTPGRIQQHLDKGTLVLRGLNTLVLDEADRMLDMGFYDAIEAIIAQTPERRQTLLFSATYPAGIKQLAAKFMRDPQQVKVETLHTDNQIEQRFFEVDPQQRLDAVVKVLNHYRPQSCVAFCFTKQQVQETVDLLSAKGICAVGLHGDLEQRDRDQVLAMFANRSTSVLVATDVAARGLDIDALDMVINVELARDAEIHIHRVGRTGRAGEKGIAVSLVSPSEAHRARAIEELQKSPLLWEQLDNLKSKGGGPLLPTMSTLCIAAGRKDKVRPGDILGALTGDAGIPGAQVGKIAIFDFQAYVAVERGIAKQALQRLNSGKIKGRSLRVRIL; this is encoded by the coding sequence GTGACCACCATTGCCACCGCTTTCAACTCGTTGCCCCTGTCCGCCGCCATGCTGGCTAACCTGGAGTCCCTCGGTTATGCGCAGATGACGCCGATCCAGGCGCAGAGCCTGCCGGTGATGCTCAAGGGCATGGACCTGATCGCCCAGGCCAAGACCGGCAGCGGCAAGACCGCCGCCTTCGGCATCGGCCTGTTGAACCCGATTAACCCGCGCTTCTTCGGTTGCCAGGCACTGGTGATCTGCCCGACCCGCGAGCTGGCCGACCAGGTCGCCAAGGAAATCCGCCGCCTGGCCCGCGCCGAAGACAACATCAAGGTGCTGACTCTGTGCGGCGGCGTGCCCTTCGGCCCGCAGATCGCCTCGCTGGAACACGGCGCGCACATCATCGTCGGCACGCCGGGGCGTATCCAGCAGCATCTGGACAAGGGCACCCTGGTCCTGCGCGGCCTCAACACCCTGGTGCTCGACGAAGCCGACCGCATGCTCGACATGGGCTTTTACGACGCCATCGAAGCGATCATCGCCCAGACCCCGGAGCGCCGGCAGACCCTGCTGTTCTCCGCCACCTACCCGGCCGGGATCAAGCAGCTGGCGGCCAAGTTCATGCGCGATCCGCAGCAGGTCAAGGTGGAGACGCTCCACACCGACAACCAGATCGAACAACGCTTCTTCGAAGTCGATCCGCAGCAACGCCTGGATGCCGTGGTGAAGGTGCTCAACCACTATCGCCCGCAGTCGTGCGTGGCCTTCTGCTTCACCAAGCAGCAGGTGCAGGAAACCGTCGACCTGCTGAGCGCCAAGGGCATCTGCGCGGTCGGCCTGCACGGCGACCTGGAGCAGCGCGACCGTGACCAGGTCCTGGCGATGTTCGCCAACCGCAGTACCTCGGTGCTGGTCGCCACCGACGTGGCCGCACGCGGCCTGGATATCGATGCCCTGGACATGGTGATCAACGTCGAACTGGCCCGTGACGCGGAGATTCACATCCACCGCGTCGGCCGCACCGGCCGGGCCGGCGAGAAAGGGATCGCGGTCAGCCTGGTGTCACCGTCCGAAGCGCATCGGGCGCGGGCGATCGAGGAGCTGCAGAAATCGCCGCTGCTGTGGGAGCAACTCGACAACCTCAAGTCCAAGGGCGGCGGCCCGTTGCTGCCGACCATGAGCACCCTGTGCATCGCCGCCGGGCGCAAGGACAAGGTGCGTCCGGGCGACATCCTCGGCGCCCTGACCGGCGATGCCGGTATTCCCGGCGCCCAGGTCGGCAAGATCGCCATCTTCGATTTCCAGGCCTACGTGGCGGTGGAGCGCGGTATCGCCAAGCAGGCCCTGCAACGCCTGAACAGCGGCAAGATCAAGGGCCGTTCGCTGCGCGTGCGGATTCTCTGA